The sequence below is a genomic window from Desulfobulbus oligotrophicus.
AGCCATCCGTTCCGCCTCAAAGTATGGGGTCAAAACGCCTGTTTCACCCGCCCTGAGATGAAGGTGGAACGCGTTTCGTATGATGTGATGACTCCTTCTGCGGCACGAGGCGTGTTAGAGGCCGTTTTATGGAAACCGGCAATTCGCTGGCTGGTGGAGCGTATTGATGTTTTGCAGCCTATTCGGTGGGAGTCCGTTCGCCGAAATGAAGTGGGCAGCCTTATGTCACCACGTTCCGATGGTCTGTTCATTGAGGAAAAACGCCAGCAACGCGCCGGGATGTTTCTGCGTGAGGTTGCCTATACTATCCATGCTCGTTTTACTTTAACAGATAGGGCCGGTTCGGAAGACACTATCACGAAATTTCAGGAAATGTTTCTGCGGCGGGCAGAAAAAGGTCAATGTTTTCATCGCCCTTACCTTGGCTGTCGAGAGTTTTCCGCTGATTTCAAGCTCATACGCTTAGAGGAGCCATTACCTCAACCGGTTTCAGTGAGCTGTGATCTCGGGTGGATGCTGTACGATATCTGCCATGACAACCGCGCCGACAAGGATCATGTCCACTCATGTACTGACAGGTGCCGACCCTCTTTTTTCCGGGCGCAGTTACAAGAGGGGATGCTGTTGGTTCCGCATCCAGATAGTCAGGAGGTCAAATCATGATTTTACACGCATTGACAAGGTATTATCAGCGTATATCCCAAGAGAGAGCAGATGAAGTTGCACCTGAAGGTTTTGAAAGAAAAGAGATTCCATTTGTTATTGTTCTCGATCATTCGGGAAATTTTGTTGGTTTGGAAGACACCAGAGAGGGTACAGGAAAAAAGAAACAAGCTAGGGTTTTCATTGTGCCCAAAGGAGCAAAAAAAACGAGCGGCATTGTTGCGAACCTGTTTTGGGATACTCCGGCCTATGCTGTCGGCCGACCTAAACCGGACCCTAAAAAAGATCCTGTGGAGTTGGCAGAGCGCGCAGAGAAACAGTTTTTTTGTTTTCAGCAGACTATTCGCGATGCTTGTTGCACAGGAGAATCCCAGGACGAGGCTGTCCTTGCCCTGTTACGATTTCTCGAGAAACAGGATTTTGAACAGCTCTTTTTGCATCCAGGATGGGAAGAAGTTGAAGAAAAGGGGATGAATGTGTCTTTCCGTCTTAATACCGATCATTCTTTAATCTGCCAACGTCCGGATGTTGTGTCGCAACTCGCAAGCAGTCTGTCTGTCCTGGGAGAGGATGATACCCGGCAGGTATGTTTAGTTTCAGGGAAATCCGAAGCACCTGCCCGTTTGCATACCGCTATAAAAGGAGTGTGGGGCGCACAGACATCCGGTGCAAATATTGTTTCTTTTAATCTCGGTGCTTTTTGCTCGTACGGTAAAAAACAGGGCTTAAATGCACCTGTCGGCAGGAACGCAGAAACAGCCTACACCACGGCATTAAATACTTTGTTGGTCAAAGGGTCTAAGCAGAGGATGCAGGTTGGCGATGCTTCCACGGTGTTTTGGGCGGAAGAAAAAAACGATCTTGAAGATGTTTTTGCCGACATCTTTGGGGATTCGGCCAAGGAAAACCCCGAGCAGGCCAACAAGGCAGTCCGTATTTTATACGAATCTCCCAAAGCAGGAACACCTTCCATCACAGAAGATTACACCCCGTTTTTTGTTCTGGGTCTTTCACCGAATGCCTCCCGTATTGCGGTACGCTTTTGGCACGCTGGAACTGTTGGTGAAACAGCCCTCCATATTCGGCAGCACTTTGAAGATTGTCAAATAGTGCGGCGACCAAAAGACCCTGAACATCTGTCTCTTTTCCGCCTGCTTGTCTCCACTGCCTTGCAGGGAAAATCAGAAAATATCGCACCGAATCTTGGCGGTGAGTGCATGAAGGCAATTCTTACCGGTACCCCGTATCCGCAAACCCTTTTGGCAGCAGTGGTTCGTCGTTGCCGTGCGGAGCGTGAAGTAACATATCCTCGTGCCGCGCTTCTGAAGGCAGTGTTGGTTCG
It includes:
- the cas5c gene encoding type I-C CRISPR-associated protein Cas5c; the encoded protein is MDSEKKLSHPFRLKVWGQNACFTRPEMKVERVSYDVMTPSAARGVLEAVLWKPAIRWLVERIDVLQPIRWESVRRNEVGSLMSPRSDGLFIEEKRQQRAGMFLREVAYTIHARFTLTDRAGSEDTITKFQEMFLRRAEKGQCFHRPYLGCREFSADFKLIRLEEPLPQPVSVSCDLGWMLYDICHDNRADKDHVHSCTDRCRPSFFRAQLQEGMLLVPHPDSQEVKS
- the cas8c gene encoding type I-C CRISPR-associated protein Cas8c/Csd1; its protein translation is MILHALTRYYQRISQERADEVAPEGFERKEIPFVIVLDHSGNFVGLEDTREGTGKKKQARVFIVPKGAKKTSGIVANLFWDTPAYAVGRPKPDPKKDPVELAERAEKQFFCFQQTIRDACCTGESQDEAVLALLRFLEKQDFEQLFLHPGWEEVEEKGMNVSFRLNTDHSLICQRPDVVSQLASSLSVLGEDDTRQVCLVSGKSEAPARLHTAIKGVWGAQTSGANIVSFNLGAFCSYGKKQGLNAPVGRNAETAYTTALNTLLVKGSKQRMQVGDASTVFWAEEKNDLEDVFADIFGDSAKENPEQANKAVRILYESPKAGTPSITEDYTPFFVLGLSPNASRIAVRFWHAGTVGETALHIRQHFEDCQIVRRPKDPEHLSLFRLLVSTALQGKSENIAPNLGGECMKAILTGTPYPQTLLAAVVRRCRAEREVTYPRAALLKAVLVRAARYYRQSEQEVGMALDINNTNIGYRLGRLFATLEKIQEEASPGINATIRDRFYGGASGSPVTAFPHLMKLKNHHLAKIENRGRVVNLEKIIGEIMSGIVDFPTHLSLQDQGRFAVGYYHQRRALFTKHETNE